The following proteins are co-located in the Solanum pennellii chromosome 1, SPENNV200 genome:
- the LOC107031303 gene encoding uncharacterized protein LOC107031303 — translation MSPFSLDFLSTKRSNVQSFLQSVTPVITSKPLLPKSNMDDQNSMWNSNGDKYFILRDLWDCYEEWSAYGVGAPIYLKDDNESVIQYYAPYLSAIQIYTVKSASSLIRNSSSGDHEVDFETESWSDASENSEKLSRTISNNSISADSCFELDASKDRLGYLYFQYSETCSPFWRIPFSDKILEFTQHYPGLATLKSTELSAASWMAVAWYPIYHVPMKGITKNVSASFLTYHTLSSTFQDVAEENPDGESEIRLSPFGLAAYKMQNDVWLNTHTQKDYEKLCDLQNAADSWLKQLSYSHHDFNFFIAHSNLEHGGYSL, via the exons ATGTCACCTTTTTCACTTGATTTCTTGTCAACTAAAAGATCAAATGTTCAGAGTTTTCTTCAATCAGTCACACCGGTTATCACTTCAAAAcctcttctaccaaag AGTAACATGGATGATCAAAATAGCATGTGGAATTCAAATGGTGATAAGTACTTCATACTTAGAGATTTATGGGACTGTTACGAAGAGTGGAGTGCATATGGTGTTGGTGCTCCCATTTATTTGAAAGATGATAATGAAAGTGTTATTCAATATTATGCTCCTTATTTATCAGCAATCCAAATTTACACAGTCAAATCAGCTTCCTCACTAATAAg AAACTCATCTTCTGGAGATCATGAGGTTGATTTCGAGACGGAGTCTTGGAGTGATGCAAGTGAGAACAGCGAGAAGTTGTCAAGAACTATAAGTAACAACTCCATTTCTGCAGATTCATGTTTTGAGTTGGATGCTTCAAAAGATCGCCTTGGCTATCTCTATTTCCAGTATTCTGAGACATGCTCTCCTTTTTGGAGAATTCCCTTTTCAGATAAG ATCCTTGAATTTACTCAGCACTATCCTGGACTCGCGACGCTAAAGAGCACTGAATTATCTGCTGCAAGTTGGATGGCTGTTGCTTG gTATCCAATCTACCATGTTCCAATGAAAGGAATTACTAAAAATGTTTCTGCAAGCTTTCTTACCTACCATACATTGTCATCAACTTTCCAAG ATGTTGCAGAAGAGAACCCCGatggagaaagtgaaattcGGCTTAGTCCATTTGGTTTAGCTGCATACAAGATGCAAAATGATGTATGGCTAAACACTCATACACAGAAGGACTATGAAAAGCTATGTGATCTTCAAAATGCTGCAGATTCATGGCTGAAGCAGCTTTCTTATAGTCACCATGACTTCAATTTCTTCATCGCGCATTCTAACTTGGAGCATGGAGGTTACTCATTATGA